A genome region from Rhodopseudomonas boonkerdii includes the following:
- a CDS encoding class I adenylate-forming enzyme family protein — MPAELDGITMAGSCQTVSELFRSRAKVQSNQVAIEYQGREISYGELLDRIERLTSVLSASGLRRGDRVALLSRNRPEYIEVELAAANLGVITACLNWRLSSRELSYCVDLVSPKLVIVETDLKSILENGDRKILEIGPAYEDQLAQQINHECQIVAQAEDGLVILYTSGTTGVPKGAIISHRAMIARSLVFSSELAISNRDSFVAWAPMFHMASTDHAISTLLRGGIVVMIDGFQIKPMLNALAHHQIGWLVLIPGMVEAFAAALKQEGTLVKGVRVCGAMADLVPPHAIAEVTELLQAPYLNSFGATETGLPPATRALIAPGIIPQQLPKQQNAFCQVKLVDPLDREVTQGMPGELVMRGPTLFSGYWQADDVNQRDFRNGWFHMGDVFRRNEDGTLEFVDRVKYLIKSGGENVYPAEIERVLMSDSRVAEAAVVRAADNRWGEVPVAFVARSDDSVTEADLVRLCRRELAAYKCPQQFKFINFSEFPRSTSGKVQRHELEAMLTKAAAGGNAF; from the coding sequence ATGCCTGCCGAACTCGACGGCATCACGATGGCTGGCTCGTGCCAGACAGTGAGCGAGCTATTTCGCAGCCGCGCAAAGGTTCAATCGAACCAGGTTGCGATCGAGTATCAGGGCCGAGAAATAAGCTACGGCGAATTGCTCGATCGCATTGAACGCTTAACATCCGTTCTGTCAGCGAGTGGTTTACGTCGGGGTGATCGTGTTGCATTGCTCTCGCGCAACCGGCCCGAATATATTGAGGTTGAACTTGCCGCAGCGAATCTCGGCGTCATAACCGCTTGCCTCAACTGGCGTTTATCGTCACGCGAGCTCAGCTATTGCGTCGATCTTGTTTCCCCCAAACTCGTCATCGTAGAGACTGACCTAAAAAGCATTCTCGAAAATGGCGATCGGAAAATACTCGAGATCGGACCGGCGTACGAAGATCAATTGGCGCAGCAGATCAATCACGAATGTCAGATTGTAGCCCAAGCGGAAGATGGCCTCGTGATCCTCTATACGAGCGGGACCACGGGGGTGCCAAAAGGCGCAATCATCTCGCATCGCGCAATGATCGCGAGATCGTTGGTTTTCAGTTCCGAGCTTGCCATCTCAAATCGCGATAGCTTCGTAGCTTGGGCGCCAATGTTCCATATGGCATCTACCGATCATGCGATCTCGACATTGCTTCGCGGCGGTATCGTCGTAATGATCGACGGATTTCAGATCAAGCCGATGCTCAACGCTCTCGCCCATCATCAAATTGGATGGCTGGTTTTAATTCCGGGCATGGTCGAGGCCTTCGCTGCAGCGTTGAAGCAAGAAGGTACACTTGTTAAAGGTGTTCGCGTTTGCGGAGCTATGGCCGACTTGGTTCCGCCTCATGCGATTGCTGAAGTCACCGAGCTATTACAGGCACCCTACCTTAATAGCTTCGGCGCAACCGAGACGGGGTTGCCTCCCGCAACGCGTGCGCTGATTGCTCCCGGAATTATTCCGCAGCAGCTTCCGAAGCAACAAAATGCGTTTTGCCAGGTCAAATTGGTGGATCCTCTGGACCGCGAAGTTACGCAGGGCATGCCCGGTGAACTTGTCATGCGCGGTCCCACCTTGTTTTCCGGATATTGGCAAGCCGACGACGTGAACCAACGGGATTTCCGAAATGGATGGTTTCATATGGGCGATGTATTCCGCCGAAACGAAGATGGCACGCTCGAATTTGTCGATCGCGTCAAGTATCTGATTAAGTCCGGCGGTGAGAATGTCTATCCCGCCGAGATCGAGCGCGTTCTCATGAGTGACAGCCGCGTTGCGGAAGCCGCGGTTGTTCGAGCAGCAGACAATAGATGGGGAGAAGTCCCTGTCGCTTTTGTCGCCCGAAGCGATGACAGCGTAACCGAAGCGGATCTTGTGCGCCTTTGCCGACGCGAGCTTGCCGCCTACAAGTGTCCGCAACAATTCAAGTTTATCAATTTCTCTGAATTTCCGCGCTCGACCAGCGGCAAGGTCCAGCGCCACGAGCTCGAGGCCATGCTCACCAAGGCTGCCGCGGGAGGAAATGCATTTTGA
- a CDS encoding enoyl-CoA hydratase/isomerase family protein gives MADRYAAYTSLKLDYPSERILRITFDRPETYNSVDAATHTQLTHIWRDINEDPDINAVIVTGAGKAFSAGGDFELIKSILDDPKARMSTWKEAKDLVYNVINCNKPIISAINGVAVGAGLVVGILADVSICGKSARIVDGHTRLGVAAGDVACIIWPLLCGLAKAKYYLLTCKPLSGSEAERIGLVSLCVEDAELQKIALETAEDLAAGAQSAIRWTKYALNNWLRVNGPLFDTSTALEILGFTGHEAREGLASHLEKRKPVFPPDCPI, from the coding sequence ATGGCCGATCGTTACGCCGCCTACACAAGCCTGAAGCTCGATTATCCATCCGAAAGAATACTTCGCATTACCTTTGACCGTCCGGAAACCTACAACTCCGTGGACGCCGCGACCCATACCCAACTTACTCATATCTGGCGCGATATTAATGAAGATCCAGATATCAATGCCGTCATAGTCACGGGAGCAGGTAAAGCGTTCTCTGCAGGAGGTGACTTCGAACTGATCAAAAGTATCCTCGACGATCCCAAAGCCCGCATGTCTACTTGGAAGGAGGCAAAAGACCTCGTTTACAACGTTATTAACTGCAACAAGCCGATTATTTCGGCCATAAACGGCGTAGCGGTGGGCGCCGGACTTGTCGTAGGGATCTTGGCCGATGTCTCGATCTGCGGAAAATCTGCTCGCATTGTTGATGGACATACTCGACTAGGTGTTGCCGCCGGCGACGTTGCCTGCATTATCTGGCCGCTGCTGTGCGGGCTCGCCAAGGCGAAGTACTATCTTTTGACATGCAAGCCGCTTTCTGGATCGGAAGCGGAGCGTATCGGACTAGTTTCATTGTGTGTCGAAGATGCCGAACTTCAGAAGATTGCACTGGAAACAGCCGAAGATCTGGCGGCTGGGGCACAGAGCGCGATCCGTTGGACGAAGTATGCCTTGAACAATTGGCTTCGCGTCAACGGCCCACTGTTCGATACCTCCACAGCGCTGGAGATACTCGGTTTTACAGGCCACGAAGCACGCGAAGGTCTCGCGTCGCACCTCGAGAAGCGCAAACCAGTATTCCCACCGGATTGTCCAATCTGA
- a CDS encoding AMP-binding protein, giving the protein MSESTSFIWTPPPELVAQSNLTAFLLAVGEESYDSLAAKAEEDPAWLMQEVIKFCEIRFYRQYDEMLDVSRGEAWARWCVGGTTNIVLNCIDKHRATAVWDQTFLVWEGEDRRERSSMTYRGLDFEVSRLAQGLHDIGIQRGDVVAIYMPNLPETFVAFFAILKLGAIVMPLFSGFGPAPIRSRLNHGEAKAVITANGTWRRGEVGALKSVLDTALEHAPSVKHVIVARRDGIEIETPMQSGRDRWWHDVLESTGSMMATAEMQAEDPAILLYTSGTTGEPKGCVWTHIGFIGSMVTRDMIICGDFKPDDRFFFFSDMGWMVGAMCACIPSFAGGSLLIAEGTPDYPDTGRFWRLIADYKVTYLGVSPTIVRSLMRYGDEVETYDLSSLRMTASGGEAWTTAPWMWFFEHVCKKKIPIINISGGTEVGGCIFTGTPNHPMNPGSFSRPALGVGADIVDLSGARVPDGVVGELVLRHSSIGLTKGLWKADDRYIESYWSTISGVWVHGDFAVRKADGLYYILGRSDDTIKISGKRTGPAELEGILIATGKLAEAAVFGIPHAIKGSAIVCACVLMPEVEGNSSLVAQLSSAIVSGMGASYRPETILFLEDLPRTRNMKIMRRVLRAVLANEDPGDLSALANPEAVEHLRAKLANL; this is encoded by the coding sequence ATGAGCGAAAGCACATCCTTCATCTGGACTCCTCCCCCTGAATTGGTCGCTCAAAGCAACCTGACGGCATTCTTGCTCGCCGTCGGTGAAGAAAGCTACGACAGCCTGGCTGCTAAGGCCGAAGAAGATCCCGCTTGGCTGATGCAGGAAGTCATAAAGTTTTGCGAAATTCGATTCTATCGTCAATACGACGAGATGCTCGATGTATCGAGAGGCGAAGCATGGGCGCGCTGGTGCGTAGGAGGCACCACCAATATCGTTCTCAACTGCATCGACAAACATCGTGCAACGGCGGTGTGGGACCAGACCTTTCTTGTCTGGGAGGGCGAAGATAGGCGCGAGCGAAGCTCGATGACTTATCGTGGATTGGATTTCGAGGTGAGCCGGCTGGCGCAAGGTTTACACGACATCGGTATTCAGCGAGGCGATGTCGTCGCGATCTACATGCCAAACCTTCCCGAGACATTCGTTGCATTCTTCGCGATTTTGAAGCTCGGCGCTATCGTGATGCCGCTCTTTTCTGGTTTTGGCCCAGCTCCGATCAGATCAAGATTGAATCATGGCGAGGCCAAGGCCGTTATCACCGCCAACGGCACGTGGCGCCGTGGCGAAGTGGGTGCCCTCAAATCCGTGTTGGACACGGCGTTAGAACACGCACCTTCGGTGAAGCACGTAATCGTGGCCCGGCGAGACGGTATTGAAATCGAAACGCCGATGCAAAGTGGCCGCGACCGCTGGTGGCATGATGTGCTCGAATCCACCGGTTCGATGATGGCTACAGCCGAGATGCAGGCTGAGGATCCGGCGATCCTACTTTACACATCGGGTACGACGGGTGAGCCTAAGGGATGTGTCTGGACGCATATCGGCTTCATTGGCTCGATGGTGACGCGCGATATGATCATCTGCGGTGACTTCAAGCCCGACGATCGCTTCTTCTTTTTTAGTGATATGGGCTGGATGGTCGGCGCGATGTGCGCCTGCATCCCAAGCTTCGCCGGCGGCAGCCTGCTGATCGCGGAAGGAACGCCTGACTACCCGGACACTGGGCGGTTCTGGCGTCTTATCGCCGATTACAAGGTTACATATCTTGGCGTGTCGCCGACTATTGTGCGCAGTTTGATGCGCTATGGCGACGAGGTCGAAACATACGACCTCTCTAGCCTGAGGATGACGGCATCAGGTGGCGAAGCATGGACCACCGCGCCTTGGATGTGGTTCTTCGAGCATGTCTGCAAAAAGAAAATCCCGATCATCAATATCTCTGGCGGGACTGAGGTCGGGGGGTGCATATTTACCGGAACCCCAAATCACCCGATGAATCCCGGCTCGTTTTCACGACCTGCGCTTGGCGTAGGAGCTGACATCGTCGATCTCAGCGGCGCGCGAGTGCCGGATGGGGTCGTCGGCGAACTGGTGTTACGTCATTCCTCGATTGGATTAACGAAGGGTCTTTGGAAGGCGGACGACCGGTACATTGAGAGCTATTGGAGTACTATCTCTGGAGTATGGGTCCACGGCGACTTCGCGGTGCGCAAGGCGGATGGATTATATTACATCCTGGGCCGTTCTGACGATACCATCAAGATATCGGGAAAACGCACCGGTCCAGCAGAGCTTGAAGGAATTTTGATCGCAACTGGAAAATTAGCGGAGGCTGCAGTGTTCGGAATTCCACATGCGATCAAAGGATCGGCGATCGTATGTGCTTGCGTTCTGATGCCGGAAGTTGAGGGCAATTCTAGCCTCGTGGCTCAGCTCTCATCTGCCATCGTATCGGGCATGGGCGCTTCGTATCGCCCGGAAACAATTCTATTCCTCGAGGACCTACCGCGCACACGGAACATGAAGATCATGCGCCGGGTGCTTCGCGCGGTTCTCGCAAACGAAGATCCAGGCGATCTTTCTGCATTGGCGAACCCCGAGGCGGTCGAACACCTGCGTGCGAAACTTGCGAATCTGTGA
- a CDS encoding transglutaminase-like domain-containing protein, which produces MEMISCEWLASTPHIDVHSAEVREFVLSNLPQADTLSPIEKAIRLFDAVRDQIEYNPFNIGTTPDDYRASHIAKQPSNYCVPKAVLLTAALRAVGIPAAVGFADVRNHLNSVKLANLMETDLFIYHGYVALWLGENMLKVTPAFNSEMCQRFGVKPLLFDGRSDALFHEFDVNSRRHMEYVNDRGLFVDPPIKQILKEFETKYPKLWRSSVDRTRIRDSSF; this is translated from the coding sequence ATGGAAATGATTTCGTGTGAATGGTTAGCTTCGACACCGCATATCGATGTACACTCGGCCGAAGTTCGAGAGTTTGTCCTCAGCAACCTTCCGCAGGCCGATACATTATCGCCGATCGAGAAGGCGATTCGCCTGTTCGATGCCGTTCGCGACCAGATCGAATACAATCCGTTTAATATTGGAACGACACCTGATGACTATCGGGCCAGCCACATCGCTAAGCAACCGTCAAACTATTGCGTTCCAAAAGCGGTTCTTTTAACCGCCGCTCTACGCGCAGTGGGTATTCCAGCTGCTGTAGGCTTCGCCGACGTCCGCAATCATCTAAACTCGGTAAAGCTGGCCAACCTCATGGAGACGGACCTTTTCATCTATCATGGCTATGTGGCGCTCTGGCTGGGCGAAAACATGCTCAAAGTTACACCCGCATTTAATAGTGAGATGTGTCAAAGATTCGGTGTCAAGCCGCTCCTTTTCGACGGTAGGAGCGATGCGCTTTTCCACGAATTCGACGTCAACAGCCGCAGACACATGGAGTATGTCAATGATCGTGGGTTGTTCGTAGATCCGCCCATCAAGCAGATTTTGAAAGAGTTTGAAACCAAGTATCCTAAGTTGTGGCGATCGAGCGTCGATCGAACACGCATCCGCGACTCGTCTTTCTAA
- a CDS encoding acyl-CoA dehydrogenase family protein, whose translation MDYTLSTEQRSFREAAERYAREKLAPRYLTRAKHDRIDRAVLREMGDLGLIGVDLPEIYGGLAQSSATAGVIIEQIAYGDFNVSYVQLLASLMGGMMNQHATPSICEEWLPRVIKGEAIIGLGLTEPRGGSDAASLVLRAERSGNGYRLNGEKTSMSFSDQCDAAVVFARTGSIEDGARGVSAFFVDFSLPGITRTHFDDIGTRPVGRGSVFFDDVFVPAECLMAEENKGFSKIMAGFDYSRALIGLECIGPAQASVDEAWKYSTERRAFERPIAQYQGVSFPLAEAETQLAMMRQLCFYTLSLRDRGLPHTAEAAMCKWYVPKVTCEIIHQCLLTHGHYGYTTDLPFYQRYVDVMGLQIGDGTAQIQKLVIAREKIGRIALQYAK comes from the coding sequence ATGGATTACACGCTAAGTACTGAGCAGCGGTCCTTCCGCGAAGCCGCCGAACGGTACGCTCGGGAAAAACTCGCCCCGCGGTATCTAACGCGAGCGAAGCATGACCGCATCGATCGAGCGGTGCTTAGGGAAATGGGCGATCTCGGCCTTATTGGTGTCGATCTTCCTGAAATATACGGTGGCCTCGCGCAGAGCAGTGCCACCGCTGGTGTGATAATCGAACAGATTGCCTATGGCGACTTTAATGTCAGCTACGTCCAGCTGCTCGCTTCGCTGATGGGTGGGATGATGAACCAGCATGCGACACCAAGCATCTGCGAGGAATGGCTGCCGCGGGTGATCAAGGGCGAAGCAATCATCGGGCTCGGCCTCACCGAGCCCCGTGGTGGATCGGACGCAGCGAGTTTGGTTTTGCGCGCCGAAAGGTCCGGCAATGGCTACCGCCTCAATGGCGAAAAGACCTCGATGAGCTTTTCTGACCAATGCGATGCAGCCGTCGTCTTTGCACGAACTGGCTCAATCGAAGACGGTGCACGCGGCGTCAGTGCTTTTTTTGTGGACTTTAGCCTGCCCGGCATTACCCGAACACATTTCGACGACATCGGTACCAGACCGGTCGGCCGCGGCTCCGTCTTTTTCGACGATGTTTTTGTCCCGGCTGAATGTTTGATGGCCGAGGAGAATAAAGGTTTCTCAAAGATTATGGCCGGATTCGACTATAGTCGAGCTTTGATTGGACTTGAATGCATCGGACCTGCGCAAGCGTCCGTTGACGAAGCTTGGAAGTACAGCACCGAACGCCGGGCGTTTGAGCGGCCGATCGCCCAGTATCAAGGTGTAAGCTTCCCGCTGGCTGAGGCCGAAACCCAACTCGCGATGATGAGGCAGCTCTGCTTTTACACGTTATCTCTGCGCGATCGTGGGCTGCCTCACACCGCCGAGGCAGCGATGTGCAAATGGTACGTACCCAAGGTAACTTGCGAAATAATTCATCAATGCCTCCTGACGCACGGCCATTACGGTTACACGACCGACCTTCCGTTTTACCAACGTTACGTCGATGTCATGGGTCTTCAGATCGGCGACGGCACCGCCCAAATCCAAAAGCTTGTGATTGCACGTGAAAAAATCGGCCGGATAGCGCTACAATACGCCAAATAA
- a CDS encoding FAD-dependent oxidoreductase produces MGSMHTRLDMEPNGLKKMATFLAERAKGEVGLIITGGYAPNTAGLIEPGGPILTEQSQALELRRVTDAVRHYGSKICLQILHAGRYAKQPECFGPSDIRTRINKFPPRAMTSADISETIADYVRCALLAKDAGFDGVEIMGSEGYLINEFTVLRTNDRTDEWGGAEENRHRLPVEIVSGIRAATGPNFLIVYRISALDLVEGGATGDEVSRQAKRIESAGADILNTGFGWHEARVPTIAYPVPRAAWRFAAARLKKSVDIPVVASNRINTPEVAEDILASGDADLVSMARPMLADPHFARKVREGHADKINICIACNQACLDLIFSNRSATCLVNPRACRETEFDDKKAVKARKIAVIGAGAAGLAAATEASQRGHKVTLFESSDRVGGQLNLARAVPGKAEFDEMLRYYSGKLSDEGVELRLNTTPDSDQLKRENFEAVVVATGVSPRLPDIAGIDHPKVVSYSDLLGGRKKAGRRVTIIGAGGIGFDVAEYLCHSNPGEEPMSRRLTTVEFMAEWNIDATLAIAGGLLGDPLAPVQSRREITILQRRVTRPGANLGVSTGWILRSSLAKRDVTMIAGVTYERIDDHGFHVNIEGKPKLIEADTIVVCAGQEANRGSFEKLKYAGIEVHIIGGAREAAELDAMRAVDEGVRIGSAL; encoded by the coding sequence ATGGGCTCGATGCACACTCGTTTGGACATGGAGCCTAACGGGCTGAAAAAAATGGCGACATTCCTTGCTGAACGCGCCAAGGGCGAGGTTGGCCTAATCATCACGGGCGGCTACGCTCCAAATACCGCCGGCCTCATCGAGCCCGGCGGACCGATTCTGACCGAGCAATCACAAGCGTTGGAACTGCGCCGTGTGACCGACGCTGTTCGCCATTATGGCAGCAAGATATGTTTACAGATTCTGCATGCGGGCCGTTATGCTAAGCAGCCAGAGTGTTTTGGGCCGTCGGATATCCGCACCCGCATCAATAAATTTCCGCCCCGCGCTATGACGTCTGCCGATATTTCGGAGACAATTGCCGACTATGTGCGTTGCGCGCTTTTGGCGAAGGACGCAGGATTCGATGGTGTCGAGATCATGGGATCTGAAGGCTATCTTATTAATGAGTTCACGGTCCTGCGGACCAATGACCGCACAGACGAATGGGGCGGAGCTGAGGAAAACCGGCATCGTCTTCCCGTCGAGATAGTCAGCGGCATTCGCGCGGCTACCGGACCGAACTTTCTGATCGTCTATCGCATCTCCGCGCTGGATTTGGTTGAGGGTGGCGCGACCGGGGACGAGGTCAGTAGGCAGGCGAAGCGGATCGAAAGTGCCGGTGCTGATATACTGAACACCGGGTTCGGTTGGCATGAGGCGCGCGTGCCAACCATCGCCTACCCAGTCCCACGAGCCGCCTGGCGATTTGCGGCCGCCCGGCTGAAGAAAAGCGTTGATATTCCCGTGGTGGCTTCGAACCGGATCAATACGCCCGAAGTCGCCGAGGACATTCTAGCATCTGGGGACGCCGACTTGGTGTCGATGGCGCGCCCGATGCTTGCCGACCCGCATTTTGCTCGCAAGGTGCGGGAAGGTCATGCCGACAAAATCAACATATGCATCGCCTGCAATCAAGCTTGCCTCGACTTGATCTTCTCGAATCGTAGTGCCACGTGCCTCGTGAATCCGCGCGCTTGTCGTGAAACAGAATTTGACGACAAGAAAGCAGTAAAAGCTCGCAAGATCGCGGTCATCGGCGCCGGTGCGGCTGGACTTGCCGCAGCAACAGAGGCAAGTCAGCGAGGGCATAAAGTTACGCTGTTTGAGAGTAGCGATCGCGTTGGTGGTCAGCTAAATCTTGCGCGTGCGGTACCCGGCAAGGCCGAGTTCGATGAAATGCTGCGTTACTACAGCGGGAAACTGTCGGATGAAGGCGTAGAATTGCGCCTCAATACGACGCCGGATTCCGACCAACTCAAACGCGAAAACTTCGAAGCTGTTGTGGTTGCTACCGGCGTGAGCCCGCGATTGCCGGACATCGCGGGTATTGATCATCCCAAAGTTGTTTCCTACAGCGACTTGCTCGGTGGGAGAAAAAAAGCTGGCCGCCGAGTGACCATCATCGGCGCAGGCGGTATTGGTTTCGATGTTGCCGAATATCTCTGCCATTCCAATCCCGGTGAAGAGCCGATGTCACGGCGCCTCACTACAGTGGAATTTATGGCCGAATGGAATATTGATGCCACTCTGGCCATAGCTGGTGGGTTGTTGGGCGATCCGTTAGCTCCAGTGCAAAGCCGGCGAGAAATTACCATACTCCAACGTAGGGTAACGCGTCCGGGTGCTAATCTTGGGGTATCGACAGGGTGGATTCTACGCAGCAGCCTTGCCAAACGCGATGTCACGATGATTGCAGGAGTTACATACGAGAGGATCGACGACCACGGCTTCCACGTGAATATCGAGGGCAAGCCTAAGTTGATCGAGGCAGACACGATCGTCGTTTGTGCCGGCCAAGAAGCCAACCGCGGATCATTTGAAAAGCTGAAGTATGCCGGCATCGAAGTTCACATTATCGGGGGCGCGCGGGAGGCTGCCGAGCTTGACGCCATGCGTGCGGTCGATGAAGGCGTGCGTATCGGCAGCGCATTATAG
- a CDS encoding SDR family oxidoreductase, whose product MSPLPPMRFASDLLKGQVALVTGGGTGMGRATAVEMARSGADIALIGRRAEPIENCAEFIRQLGRKAVAVPADIRAPEQIDLAMQRIKKEFGRLDILVNNAGGQFVTPARELNNKGFETVIRNNLIGSWQMTKAVADYFMFDHGGSIVFVTACVRSGLSGFVHTAAARGGVLSMMKTLAFEWAEFGIRLNCVAPGTVRTEGMDNYPIDPDQWLKLNRNVMGRMGDVSDVSAAIVFLGSSLGKFVTGEEWYIDGGETLHLAHDARQMIDAVKFAKRESALPKAK is encoded by the coding sequence ATGTCTCCGCTCCCGCCTATGCGTTTTGCATCAGACCTGTTGAAAGGCCAAGTTGCTCTGGTAACCGGTGGGGGCACGGGTATGGGCCGCGCGACTGCCGTCGAGATGGCGCGGAGCGGTGCAGATATTGCGCTAATCGGACGTCGGGCTGAGCCCATAGAGAACTGTGCGGAGTTCATACGCCAGCTAGGAAGAAAAGCGGTGGCTGTTCCCGCTGATATTCGCGCACCTGAACAGATCGATCTCGCCATGCAGCGTATCAAGAAAGAATTTGGCCGCCTTGATATTCTCGTCAACAACGCCGGTGGGCAATTCGTCACACCAGCGCGCGAACTCAACAACAAAGGCTTCGAAACTGTGATCCGCAACAATCTTATCGGATCGTGGCAAATGACCAAGGCCGTCGCGGATTACTTCATGTTCGATCATGGCGGATCAATCGTTTTCGTTACGGCCTGCGTCCGTTCGGGGTTGAGTGGCTTCGTACATACGGCGGCCGCGCGCGGGGGCGTTTTATCGATGATGAAAACGCTTGCGTTCGAATGGGCCGAGTTTGGAATTCGTCTCAACTGTGTCGCGCCGGGCACGGTCAGAACTGAAGGAATGGACAATTATCCAATTGACCCCGATCAATGGCTCAAATTAAATCGTAACGTAATGGGCCGCATGGGCGACGTTAGTGACGTGTCAGCTGCCATAGTTTTTTTGGGTTCGTCACTCGGGAAGTTTGTCACCGGTGAGGAATGGTACATCGACGGCGGCGAGACATTGCACTTGGCACACGACGCGCGTCAGATGATCGATGCGGTGAAGTTCGCCAAGCGCGAATCCGCCCTCCCCAAAGCAAAGTGA
- a CDS encoding enoyl-CoA hydratase/isomerase family protein: MSDASPIVYSRENGIVTITIDRPERKNALSIEAMNALTDAWERAEKDTQARVVILTSTDCGVFSAGLDLKQASEVRARDGVDILTLMRDPLQTAMRKVSKPIIAAMTGSLMAGGMLLAIKSDLRVGLRGTRAGITEVKMGRGSPWAVPLLWMLPQSLVMELVITGETMPIERLAEHGFVNYLEDTPDAVRARALQLARGIVEGAPLSVSAAKASVLAAMDLGCAEGLLEANRLHVQAYASEDAIEGPKAFSEKRKPVWQGK, translated from the coding sequence ATGTCTGACGCCAGCCCGATTGTCTATTCGCGCGAAAATGGCATCGTGACGATTACCATCGACCGGCCGGAGCGCAAAAACGCGCTATCAATTGAGGCGATGAATGCTTTAACCGATGCGTGGGAGCGCGCGGAGAAAGATACGCAGGCGCGAGTAGTGATTCTGACTTCCACCGATTGCGGTGTGTTCTCCGCCGGCCTGGACCTCAAGCAAGCTAGTGAGGTCCGCGCTCGCGATGGTGTCGATATTTTGACATTGATGCGCGATCCTTTGCAGACGGCAATGCGAAAAGTGTCGAAGCCGATCATCGCTGCGATGACTGGCTCATTAATGGCCGGTGGTATGCTCCTTGCTATCAAGTCTGATCTGAGGGTCGGCCTTCGCGGGACCCGAGCCGGGATCACCGAGGTTAAAATGGGGCGAGGTTCGCCCTGGGCGGTCCCCTTGCTGTGGATGCTCCCGCAATCGTTGGTCATGGAGCTCGTGATTACCGGAGAAACGATGCCTATTGAGCGTCTCGCGGAGCATGGCTTTGTCAATTACCTCGAAGATACGCCGGATGCGGTTCGGGCTCGCGCGTTGCAATTGGCTCGCGGGATCGTTGAGGGAGCGCCGCTGTCGGTTTCAGCCGCGAAAGCCAGCGTGCTTGCAGCAATGGATCTCGGTTGTGCCGAAGGACTTCTGGAAGCCAATCGGCTGCACGTGCAGGCGTACGCTAGTGAGGACGCGATCGAGGGCCCCAAAGCTTTCTCGGAGAAACGCAAGCCAGTTTGGCAGGGCAAATAG
- a CDS encoding TetR/AcrR family transcriptional regulator — MVSKSQKRPPKDVAKHAPDRLAKGSAASSKQSSAAIISKSEKSRDSILEAAARLFRRQGYSATTLRQIAEIAEIKAGSVYYYFDSKEQILDEVLHLGLLRVFEAVKKAHRDAGDVSHRRKIGLAIEAHLVALLEDSDFTSANIRIYGQLPESLKKPHRPLRRAYAKYWDKLFLDARRAGEIRADIEIVPLRIFVIGALNWTIEWFSLDSKDAVLKLARRTELLIFDGLKKP; from the coding sequence TTGGTTTCCAAGTCTCAAAAGCGTCCCCCAAAGGATGTCGCTAAACATGCACCAGACCGTCTGGCAAAAGGGTCGGCCGCGTCATCGAAGCAGTCTTCCGCTGCGATCATTTCGAAATCCGAAAAATCACGCGACTCGATCCTTGAAGCGGCAGCAAGATTATTTCGTCGCCAAGGCTACTCGGCCACGACTTTGCGCCAGATCGCTGAGATTGCTGAGATCAAAGCCGGAAGCGTCTATTACTACTTCGATTCCAAAGAGCAAATTCTCGATGAGGTGCTCCATCTCGGGTTGCTGCGGGTTTTTGAAGCAGTCAAAAAAGCGCACCGAGACGCCGGCGATGTCTCTCATAGGCGCAAGATTGGGTTGGCCATCGAAGCACATCTGGTTGCCTTGCTGGAAGACAGCGATTTCACATCCGCTAACATCAGGATCTACGGCCAACTTCCCGAATCGCTGAAAAAGCCGCACCGGCCTTTGCGCCGAGCCTATGCCAAGTACTGGGATAAACTCTTTCTCGACGCACGGCGCGCTGGCGAGATACGAGCGGACATAGAGATCGTGCCGCTTCGCATTTTTGTGATCGGGGCTCTGAATTGGACAATCGAATGGTTCAGCCTCGACAGTAAGGATGCGGTTCTGAAGCTCGCACGTCGAACCGAACTCTTGATTTTTGACGGCCTGAAGAAGCCCTGA